In the genome of Mytilus edulis chromosome 14, xbMytEdul2.2, whole genome shotgun sequence, the window CAAAGTTTAAACCGTGCGAAATATCAAATAGTAGGTGACATTCTGGAGAGTTTACATTTGAAAAGCAGCTTGTTTGTTCCTACAAATTAGGAAAAAATATGATAACAATTACAAATTTCATCAGGAACATTTATTTGAGTATGAAccgaaaataatttaaaagataggACATATGCCTTCTAtagatatgggaagatgtggtatgagtaccaatgagacaactctccatccaagtaacaatttataaaagtattaggtcaaggtacggtcttcaacacggagccttggctcccaTCGAatagcaagatataaagggccccaacaagtactagtgttaaaccattcaaacggaaaaaacaacggtcttatctatatatttatatctatgtttggTCTAATGGTTTTTAGATACTccaatataacttttaaaaaaagacaaacagtataAGAATAAATTACAATGTAACTAATATGagtatatttttcctttttttttcttttgtgaaaGATGTCGTAAAATTACCTTTAGGAAACATATGCAAACATACAAAACttgaaagatatatatttttttcgcaaGACATGTCTTGTATATTGCCTATTATTTTTGAATAATCGATCAATTTATTATATCACATttattaataattacattagatgtacgtttcattatgatactttattctgattggctaactgcacatcacgtgttattccgtaagcaattgcattgctcaataaaacttttcattcatgataacacgtggtcccacaataaagtgcacaggtgaattagataaaacaataataaaatttgtgttttcatgatcattgctaaaaaaatgtaattataagtattgaatgcttttttttttgtaacttcatagggttgtaaaagcgttgaccgtgcgcacatttttagtatgaagcgcttccgcgcttcatacaaaatgtacttccaaatgaagttacaaaaagaagcattcaatttttaaatgcATGCATTGTTTCAGTCTGTCACATATTCAACATGCTTTCTTCGTTTTGTGTTTTATCGAGTTTATATAAATGAATGGAATAAGAACACTATATACTTGTCATGCGTCTGAGGTGCTGTTTTCAATTTACTTTCATTAAGAACGTTCAAACTAAAAAATATGAAAGTCCAATATGTATTAGATATATACATGTCATTATAATTAAGTACATGCTAGTAGTTTCAAAATAGAATATACTTTCCACTGCCatacttaatatttttttgtgcattttgttatgaatgtattaattttatatcGATAGTTTTATTGGTACATGTATGCTATTTTATAGTTGTAGAGCAATGTAGTTCCCCTTATCGTCGAATAGGCAACGgatgttttattataataaacgATACTGTTTCTGGTGATGCTGcttttgtaagttattttatgatgaaaaagaaataaaaatatccaCAAGGCCAAAATAATGCATTCAAATAAATAACTGTatgcttaaatttttttttaggtataaaTAGATTTCCTCGTTCACTTCAActagatataaataaattaaaaaaaatactttttcttACGTTCCTATATGACTTAATGTTGACTGAAGTATCCTTGCTTGTGACATTtctacctattgtgtctgtttgttttgttcaggcattgttgtcaatatgatagaacttgatgcgactgccattaaagtgagaggtttagctttaTAAAAACAacttcaatccaccattttctacgtaagaaaatgtctgtaccaagtaaagaatataacagttattatccattcgtttgatgtgtattaggttttgattttgctatttcattatggactttcctttttaaactttCGGTATTTGTGTGATTTACCTTTCCCGTTCATGCACCTGAAGTCGTCTACATACAGTACTAGTACAGGTCAGgaaaattaatacaacaaaaaCGTCAATAGCTGGCGAAATGTCCGGctcttttatgataaaaatatttctcataaaaccatgTAATACAAAAGTTACAGAAAAGTTTAAACATGCATACAAAATATAGatcaatacataaataaaaatatagatatacataaataaaaatatagataaatacataaataccaaaaaaaatacgaaactacaaaatataaaaaagtgttGTCCTATCTTTCAGCACCGTCAAACAGATGAAAAGCTTACTTACAATTCCTGATAAACGGATCTTCTCTTgctgttattatttttttaagaaaatagatAACGTTTTGAGTAGTGCAATTACAGTTATTTGTCGCCGTTCATTTTTATGTTGCAGGCAAAATGTTTACACCGTGGTGACTACCTGGCAACCTTTGACACCCTAGGTGAAGCGACGTTAATGAAGTTCGGACTCTTAAAAATGAAGACAGGTAagagagctaccatttgatttttaggggggacTAGGatgaaatttcagtaaaagcagGACGTGAGTTTTAAGTATCAAAAGGTATGATGGAAACTTTGCTAAAAAAATAACTGCAGGATgacaatttaagtaaaaaaaaacgtCAGGATCAACAAAATAAGAGattgaaacataaaaaggcaaGGACAGACATTTCAACTAAAACAGAATGCAGAACAACATTTACATGTTAACCCCTTTAAAAATCAGGTGGTAGCTCCCTAAACTATGATATTATTACTCAAAGAAAATTAGTAATCAATCAAGACATTATAAGGGAAAGTCAATAAAAGCGAACACCCGTATCTCTGTTTTACAAATAactgaattgttttaaaaaaagctCAATACAAACAAAGAAACTCGTAACGGGTAAGAAACTTCAAATTAATGGCATAAAGAAAAAGACGACAGGTGACAAAACATAGACAAGTTTACAAACTACAATATACTTACACAAATGAACCCCATCAGCTGTGTTTTGTGTTatgtaatagaaaaacaaagggtGTGTAGTATCCATATATGGCACAACATCAGTACAAGCACAATGAAAATTACATAGAAATCAAAGGAAGAACGCTTTTGTTGCTTTGCTTCATTTCAAAATCACAGTGAGGTTTCAATATGGTGCCAAAAACTCTTAACCTAAATGTATATTTAGTAAAACGTATAGTAACACCGTCAAATCGGGTCCAGTGCTTTAGATGGCTAGCTATTAACCAGTGACTGATGGAAAAAAGTCGTAAATACTTACGTAGAATCGGCGATAAAGATACGACtcaaaacaaattaataagaTCTTATAACTTCCTTCTGACAAAAGACGCCTGAACAATTATCATTGTTCTAAAAGAAAACCATCAGAAagatagataaacaaaaaagGTGTTTATGCTATGATATCGTAAAAATCAAACAGTTAGCGGTATATCATATAATTTATGTTAAagttatgttaattttattactaccactgggtcgatgcctctgctggtggactattagtccccgagggtatcaccaccccagtagccagtacttcggtactggcatgaaaatacggattttttgtgttattaaaatttactgttacaaaatgatagaaattattataaattaaggaatgtatctccctcatgcaaagctctgattcctttcacggatttggctttactttttggaccttttggattatagctcttcatcttttatataagctttggatttcaaatattttggccacgagcatcactgaagagacatgtattgtcgaaatgcgcatctggtgcaagaaaattagtaccgttaattttattatgttcTCTGTATTtgtgttgtatttttttaaaggtgTACACTATTATGTCGGTGGACGTAACATCAACAGATATACACCTGGCGGTGATTGGAGATGGATTAAGCAGAATGGAGACATGGTCAAGATGACTTACTTTGCTTTTGATAAAGGGGAACCAAATGGATCACTTAGTGCACCACAagattgtatgtttttctatgctAGAAAATACTCGTTCCACTCCGTCTGGTGTGATCATGGTGGCTTACTTGGTGGTTACATTTGCCAAAGACATGTTTGAATGTACAGATTGATCCCCTACTTTATAGAATATTTCAGGCCGGTGAATTTGTAACcagtttattcaaaaacattagcttttatcttaatttatttcatattgtattCAATGATATCAGACAAGACCTTTTGAGTGTGCAGTGCCATTCTTTGTTCGAATTAAAAGTATTTAAACAACTCGGCAGAAGAAGTGTTAAATTAACTCTACCTTTCAGtttcataaataaactcatcatagatagcagAATTAAACTTTGTATTTATGCACGACGCTCGTTTCTTCTTCAGatgattcatcagtgacgctgaatCCATAAAGTTAAAAAGACTATAAAAACATAACGTGAGTACGGCTACAAAAGGCTCTGACATGGAAAGTATGAAGCAATTTAATTGAGAACAACactaaaaacataatttataaccaaaaaataacaaaaaaccatTGTGAGACATGAACCAATGGCAACTTCTAAAGTTCATGCTCCTAACTTGGGATAGGTACATTAAGAATTGGGGGATTTTAACATTTCGTGAacgctcaaccctcccctaacaagCTATTAAATCCGTTGAAAAAAACTTAACAGGGTATTGATACATGTCTAACAACAAAACGAAAGCAAAGTACAGATCTAAGAGTAATCGCTAGTTAATCCAAAGTCAATAAGAAAAATCATTTAATACAAACATTTcgttatttttgaatttttccttTATCTATTTTATTGCCATAACGGTGACGTTGAACAAACAGTAACATTTTTTCCTTTATACACCAGAGGCTTTTTGATGTGACAAATTTCGATATCATTGAAAAGATGTAATCGAAGTTAAAGTTGTGATCCGAATATTCAATAATAGCAATGGTAAAAGTATAAGAATATGACAATATAACAGAGGCATTGTATGATAACAACAACTTATATCAGTAAACGAGAAGAAAAGTC includes:
- the LOC139502417 gene encoding uncharacterized protein, whose translation is MRFVLFFMSCLLTFKCASTEQCSSPYRRIGNGCFIIINDTVSGDAAFAKCLHRGDYLATFDTLGEATLMKFGLLKMKTGVHYYVGGRNINRYTPGGDWRWIKQNGDMVKMTYFAFDKGEPNGSLSAPQDCMFFYARKYSFHSVWCDHGGLLGGYICQRHV